The following are from one region of the Paenibacillus sp. JZ16 genome:
- a CDS encoding VOC family protein → MKLQGFYPVIMTEKVAESTEFYTRLFGFEVVFEADWYVSLKNGDQGQGAYEMALLSKNHPTVPSSFQKPVQGLILNFEVEDVDAEYQRLIIHEKLPLHLDIRDEEFGQRHFITSDPNGVMIDMIKVIPPSQAFMELYNEDVWSTDDDQPGK, encoded by the coding sequence ATGAAACTGCAAGGATTTTATCCTGTTATCATGACAGAGAAGGTTGCCGAGAGCACAGAGTTTTACACACGGTTGTTTGGATTTGAGGTTGTTTTTGAAGCGGATTGGTATGTAAGCCTGAAGAATGGAGACCAGGGACAAGGCGCTTATGAAATGGCCCTCTTGTCCAAAAATCATCCCACGGTACCGTCTTCCTTTCAGAAACCAGTGCAGGGATTGATTCTTAATTTTGAGGTGGAGGATGTGGATGCCGAGTATCAAAGGCTGATCATCCACGAAAAGCTGCCGCTTCATCTGGATATACGGGATGAGGAATTTGGGCAGAGGCACTTTATTACCAGTGACCCGAATGGGGTGATGATCGATATGATTAAAGTCATTCCGCCTTCACAAGCATTTATGGAGCTGTATAATGAAGATGTGTGGTCCACCGATGATGACCAACCCGGTAAATGA
- a CDS encoding DNA alkylation repair protein encodes MSTSTALKDYFGRELAILLSDRIKPLAPEFPSEVFIEAVSRKTATLELKGRVAVIAEELQQALPFGYPDSLEILLGIIGPENETEKGMFTEGYFLMPIAYFVERYGLDHFEISMNALYEITKRHTSEYAIRPFLLHYEDLCLEILKDWLSDDNSHVRRLVSEGTRPRLPWAKRIPVIKGDPAHNLALLEPLLQDSSGYVRKSVANHLHDLNKDYRDTVLPWLLEHLESCGMYGPWILQHSLRSMAKSGDQEVLKLLTSMRIASE; translated from the coding sequence ATGAGTACATCCACCGCATTAAAGGACTACTTTGGAAGAGAACTGGCGATTCTTTTATCAGATCGAATTAAGCCGCTTGCTCCGGAGTTTCCCTCGGAGGTTTTCATTGAAGCCGTAAGCCGCAAGACAGCGACGCTTGAATTGAAAGGAAGGGTAGCCGTTATTGCGGAAGAATTGCAGCAGGCCCTGCCCTTTGGTTATCCGGATAGTTTGGAGATTTTACTCGGCATCATAGGACCAGAGAATGAAACAGAGAAAGGAATGTTCACGGAAGGGTATTTTCTCATGCCGATTGCATATTTTGTGGAACGATATGGGCTTGATCACTTTGAAATATCGATGAACGCGTTATATGAAATTACCAAACGGCACACATCGGAGTATGCGATTAGGCCCTTTCTGCTCCATTATGAAGATCTGTGTCTTGAAATTTTGAAGGACTGGCTTTCGGATGATAATTCGCATGTCCGTCGCCTGGTTAGTGAAGGTACCCGGCCTCGTCTGCCGTGGGCAAAGCGAATTCCAGTGATCAAGGGAGATCCTGCCCACAATTTGGCACTGCTAGAGCCCCTTCTGCAGGATTCCTCTGGCTATGTCCGCAAATCGGTTGCGAATCATCTTCATGATCTAAACAAAGATTACCGGGATACCGTCCTTCCCTGGCTGCTTGAACATCTGGAATCGTGTGGGATGTACGGTCCTTGGATACTTCAGCATTCGCTAAGATCCATGGCCAAGAGCGGAGATCAGGAAGTGCTGAAGCTACTAACGTCCATGAGAATAGCATCCGAATGA
- a CDS encoding TetR/AcrR family transcriptional regulator, with the protein MRRTKSEANETIQLLLKVARTHFTEKGYANAALEEIADEAKVTRGALYHHFKNKQGLFLAVLELVQSEIGQRVEAEADSSEDPWEQLLYGCRAFIATVVEPQNKRIMLIDGPSVVGWESWREMDEQNSMSHLREQLAFMQNQGMMKTVPVDAMTHALSGALNECSLWVAQMPETDKGIEETMDVITGMLQWFRVS; encoded by the coding sequence ATGAGAAGAACCAAAAGCGAAGCTAACGAAACTATACAGTTGCTGCTGAAGGTAGCCAGAACACATTTCACGGAAAAAGGTTATGCCAATGCGGCACTAGAGGAGATTGCCGACGAAGCTAAAGTTACCCGCGGTGCGCTGTATCATCATTTTAAGAATAAACAAGGGCTGTTTCTTGCCGTGCTAGAATTAGTGCAGTCGGAAATTGGGCAGCGCGTGGAGGCGGAAGCAGATAGCTCTGAGGATCCTTGGGAGCAGCTTCTGTATGGCTGTCGGGCTTTTATTGCGACCGTGGTAGAGCCGCAGAATAAGCGCATTATGCTCATTGACGGTCCGAGTGTCGTAGGGTGGGAGTCTTGGCGCGAGATGGACGAGCAGAATTCGATGAGTCACCTAAGGGAGCAGCTAGCCTTCATGCAGAATCAGGGAATGATGAAGACCGTTCCGGTTGATGCTATGACGCATGCCTTGTCCGGCGCTTTAAACGAATGCTCGCTGTGGGTTGCTCAAATGCCGGAAACGGATAAGGGCATCGAGGAGACGATGGATGTAATTACCGGCATGTTACAGTGGTTTAGAGTAAGTTGA
- a CDS encoding DUF6022 family protein, with translation MKSMKPLQEFLEEQQDNPIEAIGSYISEHIEGNWQKVLTVNQEKLLKAYNEAGDAAYGTFLNLLFLPIHKQLKEMGIRPEPNFPGNFDISREWGSQEGTDQQRWMWSTVYSPVKEPLGTIVTVVYHDHTQFRVPRQPRIIALHERGKEEVVAALSLKSPDFKEALEFTVEYEAYLRGVQE, from the coding sequence ATGAAATCAATGAAGCCGCTGCAGGAGTTTTTGGAAGAACAACAGGATAACCCGATCGAAGCCATCGGAAGCTACATTTCCGAACACATTGAAGGGAACTGGCAAAAAGTACTTACCGTAAACCAGGAAAAACTGCTGAAGGCATACAACGAGGCTGGAGATGCGGCGTATGGGACGTTTTTGAACCTGTTATTCTTACCGATTCATAAACAATTAAAGGAGATGGGAATACGTCCTGAACCTAATTTCCCGGGTAACTTCGACATCTCAAGAGAATGGGGAAGTCAGGAAGGGACAGACCAGCAGCGCTGGATGTGGAGCACGGTTTATTCGCCGGTGAAGGAGCCGCTCGGCACCATCGTTACCGTTGTATATCATGACCATACACAGTTTCGCGTCCCAAGGCAGCCTCGAATCATAGCCTTGCATGAGAGAGGAAAAGAGGAAGTCGTCGCGGCCCTTTCGCTTAAATCCCCGGATTTTAAGGAAGCGCTCGAGTTTACGGTTGAATATGAAGCATATCTTCGGGGTGTACAGGAGTAA
- a CDS encoding PAS domain-containing hybrid sensor histidine kinase/response regulator has protein sequence MRQTAEHWVWEQMFDKLPMGAILISAVDEPVAKVNDRFCELTESKRSDLLQLKPSEIQVLSNLSIQQILQSLTYEQTSTLKRDSYFIHRNGDQVHVSVSISLLNHPAPGEAPWILCCIEPGTVQEKSSLPPTIKNDELLALISKSGQDLISISSADGIIEYISPSVTEILGYTQEEMTGQCRIDYYHQVDSEQMKEPGKLFSEEDSFVRRIRHKDGHYLWFETSFQLIRGAHGEVNKVLAIGRNITKRKTDEDTLAHAQRIAKIGSWRWDLITHTLTYSDEMRRIYGYQIRATEPNHNTLLSLVVPEDRERLEAAVSRAILGKADEIIYRIQLQDGQIRTIRAQWEVSVTKEGRPMEMVGMAQDITEQVQIEQQSLENENKYKLITENSLDFISSSTIDCSTFLYCSPSCYSLLGYRPDEMVGTSIFDYVYAEDIIPLQDYFNNCLDGKLLTPITFRYIHKDGRHIWFEVNCKYISTQDGQKNEIISIARDISERKLMEFKLKESEQRYRSLFEYNPSAVYSMNLDGDYLTANQNLQELTGYTLDELIGMYFGPIVAEKDMARTLFHFNQATEGIPQSYDLTIIHKDGHPIDINTINIPIFVDDEVVGVYGITRDITERIRTMEEIKKLSRELALLLNTVSEGIIGLDIHGHVAFINPAGAAMLDYEPATTIGRFCDQIIKEIRHDGTFYRGDDSPLVRAVQQGVPLSRAEIVLWRGDGTSFLADYQVNPIWDQGERKGAVMVFRDITDEKEIIRAKENAERADQAKTEFLTMMSHELRTPMNGIIGMIELLRTTHLDEDQLNYTDILMESSSSLLHILNEILDFSKIETGNMTLIQEPIDLRSLLEVVVDLFSAKAKEKGLSLSCSINSSTVPDVIIGDALRLRQVLVNLISNAIKFTHEGSITMSVEGLRRTGTQEITLAFQVKDTGIGIPAEQQHQLFTSFSQLHPSLNRKYGGTGLGLAISKKLVELMGGVIGVESRENVGSSFYFTIPIRTLQDEVTDKQA, from the coding sequence ATGAGGCAAACAGCGGAACATTGGGTCTGGGAACAGATGTTTGATAAATTGCCTATGGGGGCGATCCTGATCTCTGCGGTTGACGAGCCTGTGGCGAAGGTTAATGATCGTTTCTGCGAACTTACCGAATCCAAACGTTCAGACCTGCTTCAGCTCAAACCTTCCGAAATCCAAGTTCTATCTAATCTATCGATTCAACAAATATTGCAATCATTGACATATGAACAAACGTCCACGCTCAAGAGAGACTCATATTTTATCCACCGTAACGGAGATCAAGTCCATGTCTCTGTCTCGATTTCCCTGCTGAACCATCCCGCCCCTGGAGAGGCTCCATGGATATTATGCTGTATAGAGCCCGGGACCGTACAGGAGAAATCGTCTTTGCCTCCGACCATTAAGAATGATGAACTCCTTGCACTCATTTCTAAGAGCGGACAAGATCTTATATCCATCAGCAGCGCTGATGGCATCATCGAATACATCTCACCATCTGTGACGGAAATACTCGGATACACCCAAGAAGAAATGACGGGCCAATGCCGGATCGATTACTATCACCAGGTGGATTCCGAGCAAATGAAAGAACCGGGCAAGCTATTTTCAGAGGAAGATAGTTTCGTTCGTCGCATTCGCCATAAGGACGGGCATTATTTATGGTTTGAAACGTCTTTTCAGTTAATTCGGGGAGCTCACGGCGAGGTTAACAAGGTTCTGGCCATTGGACGAAACATTACCAAGCGCAAAACGGATGAGGATACGCTGGCCCATGCGCAGCGGATTGCCAAGATCGGTTCCTGGCGTTGGGACTTGATCACGCATACGCTCACCTACAGCGATGAAATGAGGCGAATTTACGGATATCAGATCCGTGCCACTGAACCAAACCATAACACGCTGCTGTCATTGGTCGTCCCGGAGGACCGTGAGCGGCTGGAGGCAGCCGTGAGCAGAGCCATTCTAGGAAAGGCGGATGAAATCATCTATCGGATCCAGCTTCAGGACGGTCAAATCCGAACCATTCGAGCTCAATGGGAAGTCTCCGTTACGAAGGAAGGCAGACCCATGGAGATGGTCGGTATGGCGCAGGACATCACCGAGCAGGTGCAGATTGAACAGCAGTCGCTGGAGAATGAAAACAAGTACAAGCTCATAACCGAAAATTCCCTTGATTTCATATCGAGCAGCACCATAGACTGTTCAACGTTTCTTTATTGTTCACCTTCCTGTTATTCACTGCTTGGATATCGTCCGGATGAGATGGTTGGCACCAGTATATTCGATTATGTATACGCGGAGGATATCATACCGCTACAGGACTATTTTAACAATTGCCTGGACGGCAAACTGCTCACACCGATCACCTTCCGTTATATACATAAGGATGGCAGGCACATCTGGTTTGAAGTCAATTGCAAGTACATCAGCACGCAGGACGGCCAAAAGAACGAGATCATTTCGATTGCCCGCGACATCTCCGAACGAAAACTGATGGAATTCAAGCTAAAGGAAAGCGAGCAGCGATACCGTTCTCTATTTGAATATAATCCGTCGGCCGTATACTCCATGAATTTGGATGGCGACTACTTAACGGCCAACCAGAATCTGCAGGAGCTGACAGGATATACGCTGGACGAGCTGATCGGGATGTATTTCGGACCGATTGTAGCGGAAAAGGACATGGCTCGCACGTTGTTTCATTTTAACCAGGCAACAGAAGGCATACCTCAGAGCTATGATCTAACGATTATCCATAAGGATGGACATCCCATCGACATCAATACGATTAACATCCCGATTTTCGTAGATGACGAAGTCGTCGGCGTCTATGGCATTACCCGGGATATCACCGAGCGCATACGAACCATGGAAGAGATCAAGAAGCTGAGCCGGGAGCTCGCCCTTTTGCTGAATACGGTGTCCGAAGGCATTATCGGGCTGGACATTCACGGACACGTCGCATTTATCAATCCGGCAGGCGCAGCGATGCTGGATTATGAACCGGCCACCACCATCGGAAGATTTTGCGACCAGATCATCAAAGAAATTCGCCATGACGGCACTTTTTATCGGGGGGATGATTCTCCGCTTGTTCGAGCCGTCCAACAAGGCGTACCGCTGTCCAGAGCCGAAATCGTGCTTTGGCGGGGCGACGGCACCAGCTTTCTGGCAGATTATCAGGTCAATCCAATCTGGGACCAAGGCGAGCGCAAAGGCGCCGTTATGGTATTCCGCGATATTACCGACGAGAAAGAAATCATCCGGGCGAAGGAGAATGCCGAGCGGGCAGATCAAGCGAAAACGGAGTTTCTGACCATGATGAGTCACGAACTCCGCACGCCGATGAACGGCATCATCGGCATGATTGAGCTATTACGAACGACCCATCTTGACGAGGATCAGCTGAATTATACCGATATTTTGATGGAGAGCAGCAGCTCGCTGTTGCACATCCTGAACGAGATTCTCGATTTCAGCAAAATCGAGACCGGCAATATGACACTCATTCAGGAACCGATCGATTTACGTTCCTTGCTTGAAGTCGTCGTTGATTTATTCTCGGCCAAAGCAAAAGAAAAAGGATTATCATTATCCTGCAGCATCAACAGCTCCACTGTTCCCGATGTGATCATCGGCGATGCTCTGCGGCTGCGGCAAGTGCTTGTTAATCTCATCAGCAATGCCATCAAATTCACGCATGAGGGCAGCATCACGATGAGTGTCGAGGGACTGCGCAGGACCGGGACCCAGGAAATCACGCTTGCTTTTCAAGTAAAGGATACGGGAATTGGCATCCCTGCTGAACAGCAGCATCAGCTGTTCACCTCCTTCTCGCAGCTTCACCCATCCTTGAATCGCAAATATGGGGGTACGGGATTGGGACTGGCGATCAGTAAAAAACTGGTCGAGCTGATGGGCGGGGTCATCGGCGTCGAGAGTCGCGAAAATGTTGGATCCTCCTTCTACTTTACGATCCCGATCCGTACGCTGCAGGATGAAGTCACGGACAAACAAGCATAG
- the pepF gene encoding oligoendopeptidase F — MGKLLTRSEVPIEATWNLDDLFVSQEAFEAGLKAIESQAAQLTRFRGRLGEGATVLLECLNEQEALMESISKVGAYARLRQSEDGTNPANLANSARTGDVLSRIQSSLTFIESELLDLEDGIIEQYITKEDGLVPYARSLTLLLESKPHRLSPETESVLASLGEVLGSPYRIYLRSKLSDMTFDDIQVNDGTKPVSFRLYENSYEMSEDTQLRREAYASFTKSLQGSRHTFAEAYATEVKKQVVMSRLRGYDSVTDMLLKPQQVTMEMYNNIHDTILTELAPHMRRLMKLKKRVLGLDQMLFCDLKAPMDTDFNPSITYEEACSTISSALSILGPEYGEIVQSAFSKRWVDYADNIGKSTGAFCSSVYGVHSYILMAWADNMRNAFTLAHEVGHAGHLMLAADHQRITNARPSLYFIEAPSTMNELLLADHLLSQSEDKRMRRSVILQLLSTYYHNYVTHLLEAEMQRRVYRHAMADEPITADKLSELKGAVLSDFWGDVVELDEGAKLTWMRQPHYYMGLYPYTYAAGLTASTAAAQLIREEGQPAVDRWLQVLKAGGSKSPLELMAMAGVDMSTSEPISKAVAYVGSLVDELESLYEE; from the coding sequence ATGGGGAAATTGCTGACACGAAGTGAGGTTCCAATCGAGGCTACTTGGAATCTGGATGATTTGTTTGTCTCGCAAGAAGCATTCGAAGCGGGATTAAAAGCGATTGAATCGCAAGCTGCTCAATTGACTCGATTCAGAGGCAGGCTGGGAGAGGGTGCGACCGTTCTTCTGGAGTGCTTGAACGAACAGGAAGCTCTGATGGAGAGCATTAGCAAAGTCGGGGCGTATGCTAGATTACGACAATCGGAAGACGGAACCAATCCGGCCAACCTGGCAAATTCGGCCAGAACGGGCGATGTTCTCTCACGCATCCAATCTTCCCTGACGTTTATTGAATCGGAGCTGCTGGATCTCGAGGATGGAATCATCGAACAATACATAACGAAGGAAGACGGGCTTGTTCCTTATGCCCGAAGTTTGACATTGCTGCTGGAATCGAAGCCTCACCGCTTGAGTCCTGAGACGGAAAGCGTGTTGGCATCGCTGGGAGAGGTGCTCGGTTCCCCTTACCGCATCTATTTGCGCAGCAAGCTGTCGGATATGACTTTTGACGATATTCAAGTGAATGACGGAACCAAGCCGGTCTCGTTCCGCCTGTACGAGAATTCTTACGAAATGTCAGAGGATACGCAGCTTCGGCGCGAGGCCTATGCCTCGTTCACGAAGTCACTGCAGGGATCGCGCCATACATTTGCCGAGGCATACGCCACCGAAGTGAAGAAACAGGTGGTGATGTCCCGGCTTCGCGGGTATGATTCCGTAACGGACATGCTGCTGAAGCCGCAGCAAGTGACGATGGAGATGTACAACAACATTCATGATACCATTCTGACGGAGTTAGCTCCGCATATGCGAAGACTGATGAAGCTGAAGAAGCGTGTGCTCGGGCTGGATCAAATGCTGTTCTGCGATTTGAAAGCGCCGATGGACACGGATTTCAATCCAAGCATTACTTATGAAGAAGCGTGCTCCACGATTTCCAGTGCCTTGTCGATACTGGGTCCTGAATACGGCGAGATCGTTCAATCGGCGTTCTCCAAGCGCTGGGTGGATTATGCCGATAATATTGGTAAGTCTACAGGAGCGTTCTGTTCCTCCGTATACGGAGTGCATTCTTATATCCTGATGGCATGGGCGGACAATATGCGAAATGCCTTCACCTTAGCGCATGAAGTCGGGCATGCTGGTCATTTGATGCTGGCAGCGGACCATCAGCGTATCACCAACGCCCGTCCTTCCTTGTATTTTATCGAGGCGCCTTCCACGATGAACGAGCTGCTGCTGGCAGATCACCTGCTCAGTCAATCCGAGGATAAGCGGATGCGGCGCTCTGTTATTCTTCAGCTTCTGAGCACGTATTACCATAACTATGTGACTCACCTTCTGGAAGCGGAAATGCAGCGACGGGTATACCGCCATGCGATGGCCGATGAGCCGATTACCGCAGATAAGCTATCTGAGCTAAAAGGTGCTGTGTTATCCGATTTCTGGGGTGACGTGGTTGAGCTCGATGAAGGAGCAAAGCTTACCTGGATGCGACAGCCGCATTATTATATGGGTCTTTATCCATATACGTATGCCGCTGGACTAACCGCATCAACAGCTGCAGCACAATTGATTCGCGAGGAAGGTCAACCGGCTGTAGACCGCTGGCTCCAAGTCCTCAAGGCCGGAGGCAGCAAGAGTCCGCTGGAATTAATGGCTATGGCAGGGGTCGATATGTCCACTTCCGAGCCGATCTCCAAAGCGGTTGCATATGTTGGATCGCTTGTCGACGAATTGGAGTCCCTGTACGAGGAATAG
- a CDS encoding aldo/keto reductase — protein MKYISIKGLNKPVSALMKGTDYFYHDSYEKAAANMDAYLAIGGNSVDTAHIYCGGQSEEVIGRYMQERGNRDQIVILTKGAHHDQNGPRVNKKDIKSDITTSFERLQTNFIDLYALHRDDPEVPAGEVIEALNEYIADGSVGAIGVSNWTWERIRDANAYAEANGLVGFSFSSPNLSLAKPNEPFWKGCVSADAETIAWHEAEQFPLLSWSSQARGFFTGRFTPEIRDNADLVRVFYSDANWERLERAKQLAASKNATAIQIALAYVLNQPFPTCALIGAQTAEELKSCDEGSTIQLTREELDWLDLTIDQLASI, from the coding sequence ATGAAATATATATCAATCAAGGGATTAAACAAACCTGTCTCTGCGCTAATGAAAGGAACGGACTACTTTTATCATGATTCGTATGAGAAAGCAGCCGCGAATATGGATGCATACCTGGCTATCGGCGGCAATTCCGTTGATACCGCCCACATCTACTGTGGAGGTCAAAGCGAAGAAGTGATCGGCAGATACATGCAGGAAAGAGGTAACCGGGATCAGATCGTCATATTGACCAAAGGTGCCCATCATGACCAGAATGGTCCGCGCGTAAATAAAAAAGACATCAAGAGCGACATCACAACGAGTTTTGAGAGACTGCAGACGAATTTCATCGATCTGTATGCTCTTCACCGTGACGACCCGGAGGTTCCGGCAGGTGAAGTTATTGAAGCTCTGAATGAGTACATTGCCGATGGGAGCGTTGGCGCCATTGGGGTATCCAACTGGACGTGGGAGCGCATCCGGGATGCCAATGCCTATGCCGAAGCGAATGGACTGGTCGGTTTCTCCTTCAGCAGCCCGAATCTCAGTCTGGCCAAACCAAACGAGCCGTTCTGGAAAGGCTGCGTCTCAGCCGATGCAGAGACGATTGCGTGGCATGAAGCTGAGCAGTTTCCGCTGCTCTCCTGGTCTTCCCAAGCGAGAGGATTCTTCACCGGCCGGTTCACACCGGAAATTCGGGACAATGCGGATCTTGTGCGGGTATTTTATAGCGATGCGAACTGGGAACGGTTAGAGCGTGCTAAACAACTGGCCGCTTCGAAGAATGCGACGGCCATACAGATTGCGCTCGCTTACGTGCTGAACCAGCCCTTCCCGACCTGTGCGCTGATCGGTGCGCAGACTGCGGAAGAATTAAAATCCTGTGATGAGGGTTCAACCATCCAGCTGACGAGGGAAGAATTAGACTGGTTAGACCTAACGATCGATCAGCTGGCTTCAATCTAA
- a CDS encoding GNAT family N-acetyltransferase: protein MDNRNIQTKPGSFFIENNGKTVAKISYSPQGNGVISIDHTYISPSLRGQGIADELVRKVIGYAREEDLKIIPACSYAGHYFDKNVDERDLLHK from the coding sequence ATGGACAATCGAAATATACAGACAAAGCCCGGCAGCTTTTTTATTGAAAACAATGGAAAAACGGTAGCCAAAATCTCCTACTCGCCTCAAGGAAACGGAGTGATCAGTATCGATCATACCTATATCTCACCCAGCCTGCGAGGGCAAGGAATCGCCGACGAACTCGTGCGAAAAGTAATAGGATACGCTCGGGAAGAAGATTTGAAAATCATCCCCGCTTGCTCTTATGCCGGGCATTATTTTGACAAAAACGTCGACGAGCGTGACCTGCTGCACAAATAA